TTATCTCACATCTAAGATGTGACATAGTCGGACCCTTGTTTCTATATCGGCAGTTTCATACCTTCAAAATTCCAGCAGCAAAAGACAAAGCTAATCGACGACGACAACGACATTAAAATTTATAAAGCACCAAAGCATAGACATATGTGAAAAGGAAACGGCAACATTACTTAAATTTGCAGAATAATTACTAGATAATAGTAGTACGAAGAAACTAGCGGACCAGCAATGTCCAGTACATCAATGTCACTTCACTAGATCAAATAGGTTCTGTTGTAGTCCAGGATTCAATGCTTGCATCCTCTGATGACCACGAGTCATCGGAGTCATTGGAATCATTAGAATCATAATAAGTGTCATGGATGTCATCATAACTGTACTCATCATCATAACCATGATCGGCTGCATTGTCCCATTGGTTACCCATGTGGAAAGTCTTGATCCTGTCACATTTTGCTCGCAGGATTTCATCATCGTCAATCTCAATGCCGCAGCAATTGTAGATATCCAGAATCTCCAGGCAAGAATAGTTCTCGAGGATGGCCGTCAGTCCTTGATTGGTGAGTTCAATATCGTCAAGCTCTAGACTCTGCAGCGCTACCAGAGGGGACTTGGACGCAGATTTTTTGAGCTTAGGCATCCCGGTCGCGTTATCGTGGGCATTGGTTCAGAGGCTTGTTTTTGAGATGTGCGATGACTCTGAGAAATTTTGCAGCGTTATTATAGGACTCGGGTACTGTATACTTTGTTTCTTTCCTCCGCCGATGGAATCCAATCTGCTCTCTCTCCCTgccttttcttttctctctctccctctcaactCTCACATGCGCTCTCTCTCTTGTCGAACACAGCAGCTCTTTTGTTCGTCTTCTATCTCAAAATCTCTCTCACTGTCTCACCAGGAGGAAGATAGGCTCTCTCTCCTCCCCAAACTCTCAACACCGCCTCATGGAATATGCAGTTCTTTTCTCTCTCTTCTCGCACACAACATGCCGAACAGACTCTCTGTCTCTCCCCATGCCATTTctcatctctctcacacacacaactctATATCTCAAGAAAAAaataactctctctctctctaccctgCCATGTCTCTTCTCTCTCACTACCCTGCCATGTctcttctctctcacacacaactcCCTATTTTTTTAAAGATCTCTCCCCTGCCATTTCTCCTCTCTCTCACATAGAGCTATCTATCTCAAGAAAaaaaagctctctctctctcctcacctTTCTCGTCTCTCTCCCTCGCAACATCTCTCTCACATATGGGATGCAGTGAGTTTTATGCCCAGAGCACCTCAGTTCGTATTGCCATATAATATAGCATGTGCCCTTGTCTCTTTGTGTTTGGGCATGCAGCTCACGGGAAGAACAGTGAGCTACGAGTTCCTGTAGCCCCCTGGTGTCTCCCGTAGTCACATCATAGGCATAGCCTGTTAAACGGGTTGGGATATGGCCCATCAGCTCTGTGAAATGCTTTTGACCACATGACGACAATCGTGATTCAGATGAAAGGAGCGGCTAGGATAGAGGCGCCCCGATGCGTAAGCTCTCACAGACGTTTTCGGAGGGGACTTTTGTATCACCTCAATGAATACTTCGTTAGTGATGTTCTGGCATTGTTTGAGGCAAAGGCTCTTCAGCGATGGCGACCTATAAGATTAGCAACTGGCTGTAATTAGTAGTCAACCACCAAAAAGGAAATCAGATATGTTTACAAAGTAAATGGATATTTTAAAGATTTAGGCTATAATTAAAAACACACAATCTAGTACTAGTACTTTAGTAGCATTGACACTGAGCACGTACCTTTCAGCAATATAGATGAGGAGCTCATTGGTAACAAAACGCTCTCCCGCAAACATTTGAAGCTGCCCGTCGGAGCGGTCAACGGCCACCTTGGCCATCGCCAACAGTCTGGCAGAATACTTGAATCTCCGCACGAACTTGTGGCACTCCATCTTCACGCATCGCCAAACGTCGGGCGCCTTGGCCGCCTGGAGCCACGAGTGGCACACAAGGACCGCACCCATGAGGACGTCGATGGCACCGAGCTTGACGAAGAGGAAAGAAAGCACGTCGAGGGGAAGCTCCGACCAGTCCCGGGCCGGCGGCACCGGCGCAGGTGCCACGTCCATTTGGCAGATACCTAGACCAGATTTGGAGAGGTGGGAATCCAGTGAATTCGGAAAAGATTAATAGTTGTATCACCGTAAGTTGATCCATACCTAGGCCGACATGCAGCAGCGTGTAGATCAACTCCGCCGGGAAAGATGCGGAGGTCTATCTGATTCAGGGATCGTGCTTTTGGATGCAGTTTATAGAAGTCTATGAAGCCTAGGGGTTTGGGGATAGCTGAAGGGTGAGAGTTGGGCAATTATTTCGCAGGAACGCGATCCGTCGTTGACTGGAGAAGAGGGAAGGTTTTGCGCGGGAATGGAGGGTCGTGCGCTGCGGCCCGTCGTGTTCTACGCCAAATAATACTTACACCATTAACTACATCCAATTAGAGGGGAAGATGCGGGGCCTGGCCATGGCAATAGAAAGTAATTCTACGGTGAGACCTGGAGGAGGCGAAACGCATGCGTGGATGCGTCGATCCGaggggtgtttgttttcagggacttatttgtgtagggactagaaaaagtctcttttagagacttttttaccaaacggaagagactttttagggactaagctaggcatttgggactaaataaaGAAAATTCttaaggagagtctttttggggacttttccaacaatgccctaCATGCATCCATTGGCCCGCCATCctatggtgttgtttgattgttatttttctatatactaggggtaacatggtcatttaataatctctaggaagggactagagactttttagtctctagaaacaaacagggagggactttttagggactagggactttttagttgggactagaaaaagtcctagaacTTATGAACCAAACATGGCTTGAAACCAGACGGAAGCGCAATCGACGGACTCCTCGGAACTGTAAAGCCTCTTCATTAACCTAGTAATTAACTCATTCTCGAAAGAAAAAAACTTAATCAACTCGGCCTGCGTGTTTTCTAGAGGAGACGGAGGAGCGCTGGACTTCGTTTGAATTGTACACCAACACGACGAGGTTCTCCAGAGAGAGGTTGCCGGGCATCTCGCTGCTATATATATGCGCTACCTCAGGCGATCTCCTCGACCAGCTCTTACCATTCTGTCCCACCCCGGGCCGCCCGGCAATCGGCGATCCTCCATTCTTCGATCAGTAAGTGTACATGTAATCTATATATGCTTCCCCCGATCGATCCCTAGATTTCGTTCATCATTTTCTTCCCAGGGTATCACCCAATGCTGCACCACATGTCCACATCTCATATCATATAGTATGTGTTTCTCGCAGCTCTACTATTCGAGGCTTGCCCAACATGGCCTTTGCTGGCGTATCTCTCATTGTTGACGGCAAGCTGTGCGTCTCCACCAAGTCGGTCATCAACTCCGGAGCAGATACCGGGTACCACTTGCTGGTTGTCGAAGGTTACTTGCGCACCAGAGAGACTACTCCCAACGGCGAGTCCATCGAGTCTCGTCCTTTCATTGTTGGAGGCCGTCGTTGGATCATTGGCTACTCACCTAATGGCGATTCCTCGGATAATGAAGAATTTATATCGCTTGAGCTTGCCCTTGAGGACGATATCGAGCAGGGCGTTGAGTTTCAGTATGTCTTCAGTTTCATTGACCAGCCCGAGTTGCGGGTGCCAAAGCACATCCGCCAAAGCCAACCAGTTTACTTGGACGTGGATGAATTTTTGTATACCCAGTCTGAATTCATGAATAGGGAGGTTTTTGAAAGATCAAGGCATCTCAAGGACGACAGCTTCGTCATCCGGTGTGACCTTGTTGTCCACAAGTCGGCCGCGGACCACAAGGAGCAGGGCACCACCACTCTTCCTTTCACCGAATTGCCACAGTCTGACTTGCCAAGCCATCTTGGCGATCTCCTCCTGAGCAAGGAGGGTGCTGATGTCACGTTTGAGGTTGACGGCAAGGCGTTCGCTGCGCACCGGTGGATGCTTGCAGCCCGATCCACCGTATTCAAGGAACAGCTCTTTGACGCCATGAATGTGGGCGCTGCTACATCAAGTGTTGTCAAGGTAGTCGACATCAAAGCAAATGTGTTCCAGTGCTTGCTTACCTTCATCTACACTGATGGAATACCCAAATTCGAGATTGAGGACACAGAAGAGAATGACACGGAAGAAGACTGGCTGCTGCAGCTCCTTGAAGCTGCAGACAGATATGGTCTCCAAAGGCTCAAGTCAATCTGTGAAGAGAAGTTGACCGAATTGATTTGTAAGGACACGGTGGCAGACATCATTGTCGTGGCTGAGCGGAACCggtgcctctggttgaagcattctTGCTTGGAGTTCGTCAAAACTAGCACAAATTTGCACACTGTTTTCACGGCTGATGGGCTGGAGCAAATAATCAGGACGTGCAGACCCTCCGTTCTCAAGGAGCTTCTCTCCAAGTTTGCTTCCTGAATCGCTTGAGTTCTATAGACCTATGGTTCATGATTCCTCTATATAAGGTCATTATTGTGTCCCTGATGCATATCCATATTATGACATACAATTCTGTTGATGTTTACCACTACTATTCTAAATGTGTGCGCAGTACTGAAATATGAAATGCAGCAAAATACTCTATTCTATGTGCTTTGCTTGAATTCATTTGATCATCCATGCATGGCTCTATGTTGAAATGTTgagatgaaattttttgtgttgGGTGCATCCATGGATAACCTGCATCAGCGGTAAGTGCAAGAACTAGCCAGCAGCATACAAGTTCGTTAGCATGCTCCGTTCTCCGATCCAATTGAGGGTGCATGATGTTACAAATAACATAGATAAATCTTGTGGATAACCAAAGCAATGGTACCAAACTATCACAATAAGGTAAATAATTTGACTATAAGGACCACACATTTACTCGAGATAATTGTCGACATCCTGTGATACATAACTGATTTTGATTTGGATTCTTTTTCTTCATGAAAATAAGCATAACTAAACTCGGTTAGCATCATTCTGACAGT
Above is a window of Triticum aestivum cultivar Chinese Spring chromosome 6B, IWGSC CS RefSeq v2.1, whole genome shotgun sequence DNA encoding:
- the LOC123133638 gene encoding BTB/POZ and MATH domain-containing protein 2-like; protein product: MAFAGVSLIVDGKLCVSTKSVINSGADTGYHLLVVEGYLRTRETTPNGESIESRPFIVGGRRWIIGYSPNGDSSDNEEFISLELALEDDIEQGVEFQYVFSFIDQPELRVPKHIRQSQPVYLDVDEFLYTQSEFMNREVFERSRHLKDDSFVIRHLGDLLLSKEGADVTFEVDGKAFAAHRWMLAARSTVFKEQLFDAMNVGAATSSVVKVVDIKANVFQCLLTFIYTDGIPKFEIEDTEENDTEEDWLLQLLEAADRYGLQRLKSICEEKLTELICKDTVADIIVVAERNRCLWLKHSCLEFVKTSTNLHTVFTADGLEQIIRTCRPSVLKELLSKFAS
- the LOC123138905 gene encoding F-box protein SKIP19-like, which translates into the protein MDVAPAPVPPARDWSELPLDVLSFLFVKLGAIDVLMGAVLVCHSWLQAAKAPDVWRCVKMECHKFVRRFKYSARLLAMAKVAVDRSDGQLQMFAGERFVTNELLIYIAERSPSLKSLCLKQCQNITNEVFIEAMPMM